A section of the Longimicrobium sp. genome encodes:
- a CDS encoding DUF1800 domain-containing protein yields MASDAALRALNRFGLGARVGERARIGDARGWLRAQLQGAPPELAAPASAVPANIAAALRTLGMRAAYGEEERQQARRRLIGIADDESRAALTQRVASERPFVERLVAFWSNHLCVSAGAKRVVAPLAGGYERQVVRPHVLGRFEDMVLASARHPAMLFYLDNHQSIGPSSPAGTRTGRGVQRGLNENYARELLELHTLGVDGGYVQADVVELARILTGWTVAGLYGAGTRRPGRDDDAPGPLRFAFRPAQHEPGPKTLLGRRYPEAGVDEGEQAIRALCRHPSTATFVATKLVTHFVADQPPPAAVERVARVFRDSEGDLRAVSTALVELPEAWSEGARKFRTPQDWLVAALRALGVPGAGDNLARALRQLRHPLWSPAAPKGFGDTMQDWADPDALLNRAELARTLGRRIGGGGPDPRTLLDVVEAPAADAMRAMLADSTIAPAERIALAIAAPAFQWR; encoded by the coding sequence ATGGCGAGTGACGCGGCGCTGCGGGCCCTGAACCGCTTCGGGCTGGGCGCGCGGGTGGGTGAACGGGCGCGCATTGGCGACGCGCGGGGGTGGCTGCGGGCGCAGCTGCAGGGCGCGCCGCCGGAGTTGGCCGCGCCCGCGAGCGCCGTGCCCGCCAACATCGCGGCCGCCCTGCGCACCCTGGGGATGCGCGCCGCCTACGGCGAAGAGGAGCGACAGCAGGCGCGCCGGCGACTGATAGGCATCGCCGACGACGAGAGCCGGGCCGCGCTCACGCAGCGCGTCGCCAGCGAGCGGCCGTTCGTGGAGCGGCTGGTGGCCTTCTGGTCCAACCACCTGTGCGTGTCGGCCGGGGCCAAGCGCGTGGTCGCGCCGCTGGCGGGGGGCTACGAGCGCCAGGTGGTGCGCCCCCATGTCCTGGGCCGCTTCGAAGACATGGTGCTGGCCTCGGCGCGGCACCCGGCCATGCTCTTCTACCTCGACAATCACCAGTCCATCGGCCCCTCCTCCCCCGCGGGGACGAGGACCGGTCGCGGCGTCCAGCGCGGGCTGAACGAGAACTACGCCCGCGAGCTGCTGGAGCTTCACACGCTGGGGGTGGATGGCGGCTACGTGCAGGCGGACGTGGTGGAGCTCGCGCGCATCCTCACCGGGTGGACGGTCGCGGGGCTGTACGGCGCGGGAACCCGGCGCCCGGGCCGCGACGACGATGCGCCCGGCCCGCTGCGCTTCGCCTTCCGCCCGGCGCAGCACGAGCCCGGCCCCAAGACGCTGCTGGGCCGGCGCTACCCGGAAGCCGGCGTGGACGAGGGAGAGCAGGCCATCCGCGCCCTCTGCCGCCATCCGTCCACGGCGACCTTCGTCGCGACCAAGCTGGTCACCCACTTCGTAGCCGACCAGCCGCCCCCGGCCGCGGTGGAGCGCGTCGCCCGCGTCTTCCGCGACAGCGAGGGCGACCTGCGCGCCGTCTCCACAGCACTGGTGGAGCTGCCCGAGGCGTGGAGCGAAGGCGCGCGCAAGTTCCGCACGCCGCAGGACTGGCTCGTCGCGGCCCTGCGCGCGCTGGGCGTTCCAGGCGCCGGCGACAACCTGGCGCGTGCGCTGCGGCAGCTGCGGCACCCGCTCTGGTCGCCCGCCGCGCCCAAGGGGTTCGGCGACACCATGCAGGACTGGGCGGATCCCGACGCGCTCCTCAACCGCGCCGAGCTGGCCCGCACCCTAGGCCGGCGCATCGGAGGCGGGGGACCGGACCCGCGCACGTTGCTGGACGTGGTGGAGGCACCCGCCGCGGACGCCATGCGCGCCATGCTGGCCGACAGCACCATCGCCCCGGCCGAGCGAATCGCGCTCGCCATCGCGGCGCCCGCGTTCCAGTGGAGGTAG
- a CDS encoding DUF1501 domain-containing protein: MDRREFLKTMCSGGIATFGFPVVSFAQVRQSGRLVFVLLRGGFDGLAAVVPYGDPAYEGLRGPLAFQDGDLVPLTPIFGLAPGLAPLREFWDRGEMVALHAIAIPYRTRSHFDGQAILETGLDRPVGSSDGWLNRLLQIMPGERSGIAIASGMPRSMAGAHEVQTWSPTQLGAVTDEYLDRLAVLYRADGTLHNRFEAALQQQDLVGEEEMAGAGARRGGVTPLLKSAARILRQSTGPNVAAVEFSGWDTHANQGLGGGALDRLLGQLAEGLVAFRAEMQDAWADTTVVVMTEFGRTARPNGSRGTDHGTAGAGFLIGPKVARSAVLADWPGLGDSALYEGRDLRPTLDTRAVLKAAVAGTFDLTGAQADRIFPGSSGVRGRYELMR, from the coding sequence ATGGACCGTCGCGAGTTCCTGAAGACCATGTGCTCCGGCGGGATCGCCACCTTCGGCTTTCCCGTGGTGAGCTTCGCGCAGGTGCGGCAGAGCGGCCGGCTGGTGTTCGTGCTGCTGCGTGGCGGGTTCGACGGATTGGCCGCCGTCGTCCCGTACGGCGACCCGGCGTACGAGGGGCTGCGGGGGCCGCTCGCGTTCCAGGACGGCGACCTGGTGCCGCTGACGCCGATCTTCGGCCTGGCGCCGGGACTGGCGCCGCTGCGCGAGTTCTGGGACCGGGGCGAGATGGTGGCCCTGCACGCCATCGCCATCCCCTACCGCACCCGCAGCCACTTCGACGGGCAGGCCATCCTGGAGACGGGACTCGACCGGCCGGTGGGCTCGTCGGACGGCTGGCTGAACCGGCTGCTGCAGATCATGCCCGGCGAGCGGTCGGGGATCGCCATCGCCTCGGGGATGCCGCGGTCCATGGCCGGCGCGCACGAGGTGCAGACCTGGTCGCCCACGCAGCTGGGCGCCGTGACCGACGAGTACCTGGACCGGCTGGCGGTGCTGTACCGAGCGGACGGCACGCTGCACAACCGCTTCGAGGCGGCGCTTCAGCAGCAGGACCTGGTGGGCGAGGAAGAGATGGCGGGCGCCGGCGCGCGGCGCGGGGGCGTGACGCCGCTGCTGAAGTCCGCCGCGCGCATCCTGCGGCAGAGCACGGGGCCCAACGTGGCGGCGGTGGAGTTCAGCGGATGGGACACGCACGCCAACCAGGGGCTGGGTGGCGGGGCGCTGGACCGGCTCTTGGGGCAGCTGGCGGAGGGGCTGGTGGCGTTCCGCGCCGAGATGCAGGACGCCTGGGCGGACACGACCGTGGTGGTGATGACGGAGTTCGGCCGCACCGCGCGCCCCAACGGCTCGCGCGGAACGGACCACGGCACGGCGGGGGCGGGATTCCTGATCGGCCCGAAGGTCGCCCGCTCAGCCGTCCTCGCCGACTGGCCGGGGCTGGGCGACTCCGCGTTGTACGAGGGGCGCGACCTGCGGCCCACGCTGGACACCCGCGCGGTGCTCAAGGCCGCCGTCGCCGGCACCTTCGACCTCACGGGCGCGCAGGCGGACCGCATCTTCCCGGGATCGTCCGGCGTGCGGGGCCGCTACGAGCTGATGCGCTAG